In Solanum lycopersicum chromosome 5, SLM_r2.1, the following are encoded in one genomic region:
- the LOC101267890 gene encoding uncharacterized protein, whose product MGDCLVVHTDRIVKANGAEIMDGKNPEMVGSSSAIAVDEKKVLEEEEEEEGDEEVPLIGRAECRICQEEDSLDKLESPCACSGSLKYTHRACVQHWCNEKGDITCEICHQQYQPGYTVPPRPVAEETIIDIGGGWQISGTPLNLHDPRVLAIAEAERQLLEAEYDDYNSANASGAAFFRSAALILMALLLLRHALPMTDTDGDDEDPTAFFSLFLLRAVGFLLPCYIMLWAISILQQRRQREEAAALAATQFAVVLHSGQPRSVQFTIASAAPATPAAPASVDNV is encoded by the exons ATGGGAGATTGTTTGGTGGTGCATACGGATCGTATTGTGAAGGCTAATGGAGCTGAGATTATGGATGGGAAGAATCCTGAAATGGTAGGGTCTTCGTCGGCAATAGCTGTAGATGAGAAGAAGGTGctggaggaggaggaggaggaggagggtGATGAGGAGGTGCCGTTAATTGGTAGAGCAGAGTGCAGGATTTGCCAGGAGGAGGATTCTTTGGACAAGTTGGAGAGCCCATGTGCTTGCAGTGGAAGTCTCAAG TACACACACCGAGCATGCGTTCAACACTGGTGCAATGAGAAGGGGGATATTACTTGTGAGATTTGCCATCAG CAATACCAGCCTGGTTACACTGTTCCTCCTCGACCTGTGGCTGAGGAGACAATTATTGATATTGG GGGAGGATGGCAAATCTCTGGTACCCCTTTGAATTTACATGATCCTCGCGTCTTGGCAATTGCAGAGGCTGAACGCCAACTTCTGGAAGCTGAATATGATGATTACAATTCTGCAAATGCAAGTGGTGCAGCTTTCTTTCGATCGGCTGCTTTAATT TTGATGGCTCTTCTACTATTGCGCCATGCATTACCAATGACAGATACAGATGGAGATGATGAAGATCCAACTGCTTTCTTTTCG CTTTTCTTACTCCGGGCAGTTGGCTTTCTTTTACCCTGCTACATCATGCTCTGGGCCATCAGCATCTTGCAGCAGCGCAGACAAAGAGAG GAAGCTGCAGCATTGGCAGCAACACAATTTGCAGTTGTGTTACACTCTGGACAGCCGAGAAGTGTACAGTTTACCATAGCTTCAGCTGCACCAGCAACACCAGCAGCGCCTGCTTCAGTGGATAATGTTTAA
- the LOC101268182 gene encoding probable apyrase 6: MRRSNARKINRVDNKSKTMESANLQYRPSRSSHRSPNRNSSKSKSRIFCYTSIMFVIAFLCYVFVFSSHVRFSVKRKYGIVIDGGSTGTRIHVFEYEVRNGVPVYDFGDKGLVSMRVNPGLSAYAEQPEMASESVGKLVEFGKQNVPQEYWSSTEIRLMATAGMRLLDSGVQEKILEVCRWVLRDSGLKFRDDWASVISGSDEGLYAWVIANYALGTLGSDPLQTTGIIELGGASAQVTFVSDEPMPPEYSRTIKFRNFTYRIYSHSLLQFGQNVAFDLLQESLVARGHHQAPESVKLMDPCSPRGYPQNLMSLKLSPSSFLDRTRHLSSLYPSGNFSECRSASLSLLQKGKESCPYKSCYIGSTFMPKLQGNFLATENFFYTSRFFGLPPKAFLSDLMAAGKSFCEEDWSSLKSKYPSLQEEDLHRYCFSSAYILALLHDSLGIALDDDRIGYANQVENIPLDWALGAFILQSTAELDKEHSGWFANMFSEDSLILLLFFAFFILVMFTAWYVSKWRKPQLKTVYDLEKGKYIVTRVGRCS; this comes from the exons atgCGCCGATCCAATGCCCGTAAAATAAATCGTGTTGATAACAAGAGTAAGACAATGGAATCGGCTAATTTGCAATACCGACCAAGTAGATCTTCACATCGGAGTCCTAATCGGAATAGTTCTAAATCGAAATCGAGAATCTTTTGTTACACTTCGATAATGTTTGTTATTgcttttttatgttatgtttttgtGTTTTCGAGTCATGTTAGGTTTTCTGTGAAGAGGAAATATGGGATTGTGATTGATGGAGGAAGTACGGGGACGAGGATTCATGTGTTTGAGTATGAGGTTAGGAATGGGGTGCCGGTGTATGATTTTGGGGATAAGGGTTTGGTTTCGATGAGGGTGAATCCGGGGTTATCGGCTTATGCTGAACAACCGGAGATGGCGAGTGAATCAGTGGGGAAGTTGGTGGAGTTTGGGAAGCAAAATGTACCTCAGGAATATTGGAGTTCAACAGAGATTAGGTTGATGGCTACTGCTGGAATGAGGTTATTGGATTCGGGTGTACAGGAGAAGATTTTAGAAGTGTGTCGATGGGTACTGAGGGATTCGGGTTTAAAGTTTAGGGATGATTGGGCTTCTGTTATTTCAG GATCTGATGAGGGTTTATATGCCTGGGTTATTGCTAATTATGCCCTTGGTACTCTTGGTAGTGATCCTTTGCAAACAACTGGGATAATTGAACTTGGTGGTGCATCTGCGCAG GTAACTTTTGTTTCTGACGAGCCTATGCCCCCAGAATATTCTCGTACCATTAAATTCAGGAACTTTACCTACAGGATCTACAGTCATAGCTTGCTTCAATTTGGTCAg AATGTTGCATTTGACTTACTCCAGGAGTCCCTTGTAGCGAGAGGCCACCATCAAG CTCCTGAAAGTGTTAAGCTGATGGATCCTTGTTCTCCTAGAGGATACCCACAGAACTTAATGTCATTGAAGCTCTCCCCCAGTAGTTTCTTAGATAGGACTAGGCACCTATCGTCTCTTTATCCCAGCGGTAACTTCTCAGAATGCAGGTCTGCCTCACTATCATTGTTGCAGAAAGGCAAAG AGAGTTGCCCTTATAAAAGCTGCTACATTGGGTCTACATTTATGCCAAAGCTCCAGGGGAATTTTTTAGCTACAGAAAATTTTTTCTACACTTCCAGG TTTTTTGGTTTGCCCCCAAAAGCTTTTCTTTCTGATCTTATGGCGGCTGGGAAAAGTTTTTGTGAAGAGGACTGGTCAAGTTTGAAAAGCAAATACCCCTCCCTTCAAGAGGAGGACTTGCATCGTTATTGCTTCTCTTCAGCGTATATATTGGCATTACTTCATGATAGTCTTGGAATTGCTTTGGATGATGATAG GATTGGATATGCTAATCAAGTTGAAAACATTCCACTTGATTGGGCATTGGGAGCATTCATCTTGCAGAGCACAGCTGAGTTGGACAAAGAGCATTCTGGGTGGTTTGCAAATATGTTCAGTGAGGACTCTCTCATTTTGCTTCTCTTCTTTGCCTTTTTCATTTTGGTGATGTTCACCGCATGGTATGTGTCAAAGTGGAGAAAGCCACAATTGAAGACTGTGTATGATCTAGAGAAAGGAAAGTACATAGTCACACGTGTTGGTAGATGTTCATAG
- the LOC101262417 gene encoding uncharacterized protein, with protein MAALKAINSITSPTRITKFTFLRNPTWFQPKPIFQHLKTKRIRLFPAKSSSKPNTNQENAADESLINDSISRIQPQPTSNQPPSPSISSFSRGLVFDLGQKDSWDSSEIGSPVVKRYLSDDEERWYMWYHGRDSNGKDSIGLAVSSNGVHWERGEIVLNCGDNWWGFDTQSIRPCEVVIMSSAKVRANSSVYWLYYTGFGSEKIETLKDLDIPRFGNGDGEIYKSLPGLAMSQDGRHWARIEGEHHSGALFDVGLDGEWDSLFIGSPKVVYHSSGDLRMYYHSYDLEKGCFAIGIARSRDGMKWLKLGKILQGTSGFDELGVLKPHVIRNRKDGKYMMVYEGVDGNGRRSIGMAMSLDGLKGWRRVEECDPLLKRCEEGGWDSEGVGSPYLVEMDGDDEDHEWRLYYRGIGKDGRSGIGMAMSQGNEFKSFQRWKGFHL; from the coding sequence ATGGCAGCTCTCAAAGCCATAAACTCCATTACATCTCCAACAAGAATCACCAAGTTTACATTTTTACGAAACCCCACATGGTTTCAACCAAAACCCATCTTTCAACATCTCAAAACCAAAAGAATTAGACTATTTCCAGCTAAATCCAGTTCAAAACCAAacacaaatcaagaaaatgcaGCTGATGAATCCTTGATAAATGACTCAATTTCAAGAATCCAACCACAGCCCACTTCAAATCAACCTCCATCTCCTTCAATTTCATCGTTTTCGCGTggtttagtttttgatttaggGCAAAAAGATTCTTGGGATAGCTCTGAAATTGGTTCACCTGTAGTGAAAAGGTACCTCAGTGATGATGAAGAGAGATGGTACATGTGGTACCATGGGAGGGATAGTAATGGTAAAGATTCAATTGGTTTAGCTGTTTCTAGTAATGGGGTTCATTGGGAAAGAGGTGAAATTGTGTTGAATTGTGGTGATAATTGGTGGGGTTTTGATACACAAAGTATTAGGCCATGTGAGGTAGTGATTATGTCAAGTGCTAAAGTAAGAGCCAACAGCTCTGTTTATTGGCTTTACTATACTGGTTTTGGTTCTGAAAAGATTGAAACTTTGAAAGATTTAGATATACCGCGATTTGGGAATGGAGATGGAGAGATTTATAAGTCATTGCCTGGATTAGCAATGAGTCAAGATGGTAGACATTGGGCAAGAATTGAAGGGGAACATCATTCTGGTGCTTTGTTTGATGTTGGTTTAGATGGTGAATGGGATTCTTTGTTTATAGGTTCACCAAAAGTAGTTTACCATAGTAGTGGTGATTTAAGAATGTATTACCATTCATATGATCTTGAAAAAGGGTGTTTTGCAATAGGGATAGCTAGGTCAAGAGATGGAATGAAATGGTTAAAGCTAGGGAAGATTCTACAAGGTACAAGTGGTTTTGATGAACTAGGAGTGTTGAAACCACATGTTATACGAAATCGAAAAGATGGGAAGTATATGATGGTTTATGAAGGTGTAGATGGAAATGGGAGGAGGAGTATAGGGATGGCAATGTCTTTAGATGGATTGAAGGGATGGAGAAGAGTTGAAGAGTGTGATCCATTGTTGAAGAGATGTGAAGAAGGGGGTTGGGATAGTGAAGGGGTGGGATCACCATATCTTGTTGAAATGGATGGAGATGATGAAGATCATGAATGGAGATTGTATTATAGAGGGATtggaaaagatggaagaagTGGGATTGGTATGGCAATGTCTCAAGGaaatgaattcaagagttttcAAAGGTGGAAAGGGTTTCATTTGTAG